One region of Diabrotica undecimpunctata isolate CICGRU chromosome 6, icDiaUnde3, whole genome shotgun sequence genomic DNA includes:
- the LOC140442713 gene encoding uncharacterized protein: protein MMRNCFVCRKTEYLHPELSFHLSPVKNQQMLDMWLSMFGLDKEQITKTALVCSEHVRKHDLITQPSGRVNLRKGTVPINIYHKSPEPSSTNEFFCLLLCLA, encoded by the exons ATGATGCGTAACTGTTTTGTATGCAGGAAAACTGAATATTTACATCCAGAACTGTCATTTCATTT GTCCCCAGTAAAGAATCAACAGATGCTGGATATGTGGTTGTCTATGTTCGGCTTAGATAAAGAACAAATAACCAAAACTGCCTTGGTCTGCTCAGAACACGTTAGAAAGCATGATCTAATTACACAACCAAGTGGACGGGTTAATTTGAGGAAAGGAACTGTTCCAATAAATATTTATCATAAATCACCAGAACCAAG TTCTACAAACGAGTTCTTCTGTCTACTGCTATGTCTAGCGTGA